The genomic interval TCCGCGTACTGGCGCACGGCCGCGACGAGGCACGTCTGGAAGCGGTTGGTGCCGAGATACGGGCCGCAGGCGGTCAGGTGGAGGGCTATGTGGCCGATCTGGCCGATCTGGCGCAGGTCCGCACCCTCGCGGGACGGGTGGGTGCGGACCATCCCGAGCTGACCGTTCTGATCAACAACGCCGGAGTGGGAGGCGGCCCGCCACCGCATAAGAAGCGGGAACTGAGCTTTGACGGTTATGAGTTGCGGTTCGCGGTGAACTATCTCGCCCCGGTGCTGCTGACCCGGCTGCTTCTGCCGCAACTCAAGGCGGGTGCGCCCGCACGCGTGGTGAATGTCGGATCGGTGGGGCAGGCGCCGCCCGACTTCGACGACATCCACATGGAGCGGCACTACGACGGCGCCGACGCGTACTTCCGCAGCAAGTTCTCCCTCGCAGCATTCACCTTCGACCTGGCCGATGAGCTTGGGGCGACCGATGTGCACGTCAACTGCGTGCATCCGGCCAACTTGATGGACACATATCAGGTGCGCGAAGCGGGCATTGCCCCTTGGACATCCGCGGCGGCCGGAGTCGAGCCGGTACTCAACCTCGCCGTCGGCCGGGGCGGCGAGTCGACTGGTCACTATTTCGATGGAACGCGTTCCAGCCGGGCGAATTCGAAGACTTACAAGAAATCAGTCCGCCGAGAACTCCGACAGGTCACCGAGGATTTGTTGGTCGCGTTTCTCTGAAATCTGGAACAACGACTGTCCGATATGCGGATATGCGAGTTCATACATGCCGTAGGTGACCTCCGGCGGCATGGACTTTAAGATCACTTGGCACGCTTGAAACGCGTTGCTTATATGCGTGGTGCAAGGATGAGGAGTGTGGTGCGGCTGCAATGGCGCGGTCCGCTGGAGTCATGTCTATGGGGGAGTCGGCATGAAATTCCGCGTTCTGGGGTCTTTGGGCGTTTCGTCCGCAAGTAGCGGATGGTCTGTTCCCCGTGCCCCGAAACAGCAACAGACATTGTCCCTTCTGCTGCTCCAGCCAAACAGATTCGTTTCTGCCTCGTCGCTTTCCAGGGAGCTGTGGGGGGATGCTCAGCCGAAGACCTCAGGCGCCACGCTGCAGGCCTACATAGCCCAGGTCAGACGCTTCCTTGCGAAAGCCACTCAAGAACCCCTCAGTCGGATCATGCATGACGTGCTGGTTACAGAGTCGGGCGGCTACTCCCTCAAGGTGGAGACTCAGGAACTCGATCTCACATCTTTCGAGGAAAGGGTGCGAGAAGGGCGCGCTGCCCTCGGTGAGCGGGACTTTGTAGCTGCTGGCGTGCTATTAGAGAAGGCGCTGGAACTATTCCACGGCTCCGTCCTCGAAAACGTTCCGCATGGTTCCGTCATAGAGGTTCAAGCACGTCGGATCGAGCAACTGAGGCTTGCCGTGACAGAGCAGTGCTACGAGCTGAATCTCCGGATGGGACGCCATCACGAAGTCATCGGTGCACTGTCCGAAGTCGTGGAGACGAACCCCTTCCATGAAAACTTTCACGCGCTTTTGATACGTGCGCTCCATCAAAGTGGGCAGCGCGTGGAAGCCCTGCGTATTTACCATATGCTGCAGTCTCGCCTGAACGAGGAACTCGGCCTCGACCCCTCTCCGGAGGTCATGGCGCTGCGCCAGTCCATCCTTGAGCCGTTCGCGAGTGACCTGCCTGCGGCCGGATCCGTTCACGGCCGCAGGCCTCACAACGAGAGATGCTGACTGGTAGCCATTGCACCAGTACCAACTCTTTCTGGTTGCCGCCGCTGCGCGGCGGCACCATCAGTCGCCATGAGCCAACTCTCGCGGCAGCGGCCCGAAAGCACGGGATCCGGCGCCGCACCCCTGCGCCCCAACAGCCGTACCGTGCGCGTGTTCGCGGTGGTGGCGGGCCTGTGCGTGTCGAACCTCTACTACGTCATCGTCCTGCTTCCCGAGATCGCAGCGTCACACCACCGTCCGTCGCAGGACTTTGCTCATCTGCTGTCACTGACACAAGGGGGATACACGCTGGGCCTGCTGTTCGTCGTGCCCCTGGGCGACCGGGTGGACCGGCGCAGGCTGTGCACGCTGCTGCTTGCCGCCGCGTGCCTGGTGTGCGTGGCCATCCCCTGGGCTCCCGCAGCCTCGTACCCGGTGCTCTTCGTACTGCTCGGGCTGTGCAGCGTGACGGCGATGATTCTGGTCCCGTGGGGCGCGGACCTTGCGGACGATGCGGCGCGCGGCCGAGTGGTGGGTACCATCATGACCGGCCTCATCCTCGGCACACTGCTCTGCCGCACGCTGGCCGGCGCCCTCACCCAACTCGCCTCCTGGCGCTTCGTGTACTGGCTCGCCGCCGCGCTCATGGCCCTGTGCGTCGCAGCCCTCTACTGGGCGCTGCCCAGCGGAGTGGCAACCGGTCCCGCGCCGCGTCAGCCGCAGGACGGGCAGGGTGACGGCTATCTGCGCCTGCTCGGCTCCCTGCCGCGGATCCTGCTGCGCACGCCCAGGGTGGGTGAGCGCTGCCTGTACGGGGCGCTCGCCTTCGGCGCCTTCAGCGCGTTCTGGGCCGTTCTGCCGCTGCATCTTCAGGCGCGGCCGTTCTCGTTCGGGCCAGCTGAGATCGGGCTCTTCGCACTACTGGGCGGCGCCGGGGTGGTAGGCGCCTCGGCCGCGGGGCGACTCGCGGACCGAGGGCTTCAGACGCCGACCACCCTCGCGGCATTCGCCGTCGTGGTGGCGATCTTCCTGGTGCTGGGCGCCTGGCCGGGGTCGCTCGCCCTTTTGATCGTCGGGACCGTCCTCCTCGACATGGGCATCCAGGTCGCCCACATCACCAATCAGAGTGTGATCTACGCGGGCAACCCGGCCATGCGCAGCCGGATCACGACGACGTACATGGTCATGTACTTCGTGGGCGGCACGCTGGGTTCGGCCGTGGCCGCGTCGGTGTGGGGGCAGGGCGGCAGTTGGGGCGCCACGTGTCTGGTGGGCGCCGGGATGGGGGCCTGCGCGCTTGTTGTCGCCATACTGCGGGCCGCGCTCGGGCGCGTGCAGACGCGCGGGGCGGACGGCGTACGGCTCTGACCGGCGGCGCGATAGGCGAAATTCATCGGGACGCTGGGCGGGCTCTGGCGGTGCTGGGACAAGCCGCTGGATCTTGTTGCGACTGTTGACGCGGCAAGCATCCAGCCGGACAGACACCGTATATGGGGGATCCAGCGTGGCAGGCAGCCTGATGCAGTCAATCGCTCACGGACGAATAACCGCGCAGACCCGGACGGGTCCGGTGGCAGTGAGGCTCCTGGACGGATTCGGAGCCGGCCCGCTCGTACCGTCTCCGACGCCCGGCAGCGTGTGGCGGGTTGCCGCCTACCTGGCGTTGTACGGACCCACCGCGCGGCATCGGGTCGCAGGGGAACTGTGGCCCGATGCCACCCAGGAACGGGCCCTCGGCAGTCTGCGCAACGGGTTGTGGCGGATTCAGCGGGAGTTGCCCGGCCTCATTGACGCCCGTCGTGCACTGCTGTCCCTGACCGAGCAGGCCGCGGCCGACGTCGACGAGTTCGTCGAGGTGGCACGTTCGGTTCTGGAATGTGACACGTACATCCCCGTCGACGGGTCGCTGCTGCTGCGCCACAGCGAACTCCTGCCGGACTGGCACGACGAATGGATCGTGGTCGAGCGCGAGCGCCTGCGTCAGCTCCGGCTCGACGCGCTGGACACACTGGCCGGCCGGCTGCTGGCACGCGGCAGGTTCGGACTCGGTCTCCAGAACGCGCTGGTAGCGCTGCGCACGGATCCGTTGCGCGAGAGTTCCTGCCAACGGGTCATCCAGGCATACCTATTGCAGGGCAACATGGCTCAGGCCCGTCGGTACTACGAGTTCCACGCCACGCGGCTCAGAAAGGAACTGGGTGTCGAGCCGGCCCCGTTCAGGGCGGCGATGCTCAGCCTGCCGGAGTCGGCCCGCGTCCTGGCCCAGTGAGCTCCGTGGACATGGGGCGGGCGACCGGGCCGGCCCGCATCGAACTGGCCGAGTTCCTGCGCAACAGGCGAGCCCGGCGGCAACCGTCGGACGTCGGGATCAGCACCCTGGGCCAGCGCCGTACACCGGGCCTGCGCCGGGAGGAGGTCGCCACCCTCGCCGGCATCAGCGCGACTTGGTACACCTGGCTGGAGCAGGCACGGGGAATCGGTGTGTCGCGTAGCGTCCTCGCGCGGCTGAGCGGCGTCCTCGGGCTGGACCCTGCAGAGCGGGCCCACCTCTTCCGGCTCGCGGGCCACGTACCGCCGGCCCGCGACACCGCGCGGACGAGCGAGTGCGGGGCGCCGCACCGGATGCTGCTGACGCAGCTCGACCCCAATCCGGCGGTGCTGACCAACCGGCGCCTCGACGTCATCGCCTGGAACCGGGGCTACGAGATGCTGTGCGGAGATCTGGGGAGGCTGCCGAGCGACGACCGCAACCTCCTGTGGCTGACCTTCATGGATCCTCGGGTCACGGCGCTTTCCCCGGAATGGGAGACGGAGGCAGCCGCCATCCTGGGCCAGTTCCGCGACCGGCTCGGCGACCGCGTCACCGAACCGGCCACGCGAGCCCTGGTGCGCAGGCTGGAAGCGACCAGCGCGGACTTCCGCAGGCTGTGGCAGACCATGGCGGTGGCGCCCGCCCGCACCCGGCGCCGTCCGATCCTGCACCCCAGGCTCGGCCGTATCGAGCTGGAGACGATGGAGCTCGCGGTCTCGGACGGCGGGGAGGCCACGGTGATCGCCTCTTTGGCGCCGCCGGGTTCGGCTCTGGCGGGGCGGTTGTCCGCCCTCCTGGACGAGCCGGAGTCAGGCAGCGTCCGCTTCTGCGGCGCCGCGCGTACTGGTGGCGGTGACGAAGTCGCCGAGCACCGCCGACACGACCCGACGGTGCTCGGGTGCGAGGAAGGCGAAGTGACCGCCGGTGAGCAGTACCACCCGGCAGTCGGCGCTGCTGTGCTGTACCCAGCCTGACAGGCCGTACGCCGGGACCAGCGGGTCGCTCAGCCCGCCGAGCACGGTGAGCGGCACGGACAGCCGGACGTCGGCAAAGTCCTGTTCCGCCTCGGCTCCGAGCCGGATGTCCGCACGCAGCCTGAGCAGGATGGACGCCCTGATGTCCGCGTCCTCAAGGATCATCTCGGGGATGTCTCCTGCCTGGTCCAGGACGGTGAGCAGATCCTGTTCGCCGGTGACGTGCAGGGGCGGGCGGGGTCCGGGCCCGGGGGCCTGGGATGCGGCCACGACGCCGTCGAACAGCTCGGGCAGCTGATGGGCGGCCCGTACCGCCAGCAGAGCTCCGACACTGCAACCGAACGCTGTGGTCGGGAGGGGTTCACGCAAGGCGAGTTCCGTCGCGAGGGCCGTCAGCACCCTGGTCAGGGTGGTCTGGGGCGTCTCGGTGAGCCGCCGCTCCCGGCCCGGCAACGACACGGCCAGCACCTCGGTGCCGGCCGGCAACAGGTCCACGAGTGCCGTGAGCGCGTGGGGCCCGGCACCGGCGTGCGGGAAGACCACGACCCGGCGCCGGGCCCGCCCTTGGGGCCGGTGAAGTTCGGTGAGCCAGGAGGGAGCGCTCGCGGCGCCATCGATGCTCATCGGTCGTCCTTCGCGGTCGGCGGAGCGGTGCGCACTTCGATGGCGACCAGCTTCAGGGGCTTGTCCGACGTTGAGGTTTGCCCGCGTTTGTGGACATCTCTTGAGGATCAGATCGTGGGATCTGACATGGAGGTGTCGTGGTGGGTACATCCCGGTATTCGGAGGAGTTCAAGCAGGACGCGATCAAGCTGGTGGCCTCCGCCGGCCGGTCCGTCAACTCCGTGGCCAAGGACCTCGGCGTCAACACCGAGTCCCTGCGGAAATGGGTACGTGCTGCCGAGGCTGCCGCTGTTGTCGGGGGCGGTGAGCTGATGACCCCGGCGGAGCGGGAGGAGCTGAAGCGGCTGCGTAAGCAGGTGCGTGAGCTGGAGCTGGAGAAGGAGATCCTGAAGAAGGCGGCCCAGTATTTTGCGAAGGAGATGGGTCGATGACCGGCCGCTGGCGGTTCATCTCCGACCACCACATGGAGTACGGCATACAGCGGCTGTGCAGAATCTTCAGCGTCTCCCGATCCGGATTCTACCGCTGGCGTGCTGCCGGGCCTGCCCGGGTGGCCAGAGCGGCGGCCGAGGCGGATCTGACCGAACAGATCCGCGGCATCCATACCGAGACCAAGGGCGCCTATGGCGTCCCCCGGATCACGCGTGAGCTGCGGGAATGGGGTCCGGTAGTGAATCACAAGCGGGTCGCGAGGCTGATGCGGGCCGCCGGCATCACCGGCCGCCACCTGCGTAAGGGGAAGCGGACCACCGTCCAGGACGCACGAGCGCCCAAGGCCCCGGACCTGGTGGGTCGCGACTTCACCGCGCCGAGGACAGATGTGCGCTGGTGCGGCGACATCACGTATCTGCCGGTCGGGAACGACTGGATGTATCTGGCGACGGTTATCGACATGCATTCGCGGCGGGTGGTCGGCTGGTCGATGGCCGAGCACATGCGGGCCGATCTGGTCATCAACGCAATCGAGGCCGCTGTCGCTACCCGTGGCGGATCTGTCGACGGTGTGGTATTCCACTCGGACCGCGGCACGCAATATACGTCGGATGCCTTCGCCGTGGCATGCCGCAGGCATGGAATTCGCCGCTCTATGGGGCGAGTTGGCTCCAGCTACGACAATGCGATGGCGGAATCCTTCTTCGCCAGCATCAAACGAGAGCTCCTCCACGGAGAACGCTGGAGGCAGAATTCAGAGGCCCGTATGGCGGTGTTCTCCTGGCTCGCCTGGTACAACAACCGGCGCCGCCATTCCGCCCTCGGCCATCTCAGCCCAGTCGAGTTCGAACGACAAGCAATCACATCAAGTAGCCTGAATCTGGCTGCATAGCTCGTAGATGTCTACGCAGCGGGGCAAAGCCCAACCAACGGCTACACCCTCGGCGCCCACAACGTCGTAAGCACAGCTACCTTCTGGAACAACGTCACCAACGTCGCCTGAAAGCGCCCCAGAGGCAAGCCAAGCGTGCATTGAAGGTCTGGGCCGGGAGCAGTTTCTCCTGGTCCAGACCGCTTGCCCTGCAATACCGCCAGCGCTCCTTGAAGTGTCTTCGGTGGGCGCCGACTCGGTGCTGTGCCGAAGGTGTGACAGACGTCCTTGGCGCGCGGCCGCGCCTTGTTGGCCCTGTGCCGGTCCGTGGCGAACGCGCACACGCCCGGACACGGGCGGCAGCGCAGCCCACCGAGCGCCCCTTCGCCCCCCGCGCCCGGACCGACCATTGAACATGCGCACAGCCAGGACCAATTTCAGAAGCCGAGCCGAACGTGAGGCCTGTCAGGACCGGACAGTCGGGCCGCCGGTCGTCCCATCGATGCCAACCGCATTTCACCCACGGGCCCAGGAGCGGCGACAGCGCCCGCTGATGGAGCGACGCGCACGCCTGTCCACCGGTTGTCCACCGAAACTCATCGCGTATGCCTGACTTAATCCTCCCGGACGCGAAAAAGACCAGGTCAGAGACTCAGTTCGCCTATGGGGTCACGGAACCTGAATCTCCGACCCACGCATTACGATGCACAGACAGACAGTGCCCGATTTATCGAGATTCCAAGGTCACCCGAAACAAGAAACCCCAGGTCATAGGCCCGACCTGAGGTTTACCTTGGAGCCGCCTTCGGGATTCGAACCCGAGACCTACGCATTACGAGTTGTCCGATCTTGGTCCGGGGGCGTCCATGAGCGTTCCCAGAAAGCCTCGCACGGCTGGTCAGGTGCCCTGCCGGACTTCACCGGAAACCAACGGACCACCCCGGAACGAGTGGCGATTGAGACCACGATTGAGACCACGACCGCTTCATCCCTTGAAGCAACTTGAGCCAAGCCTCTAGACGCCGACCGACAGTTCTCGCTCGACCGCCCCCACCACACCTGTCCGCCGCTACCCTGACGGTTGGGGATCGTAGGAAGCGGGGGATTCAGGTGAAGAACGAAACCGGTGAGGCAGAGGAGCCGGAGCCGACCAGCCCGTATGGCGTCAACTTCACTGGGCGAGGCGTGCAGCTCAACACGTTCCATGTGAGCGGTGCCGACATGGTCGTGAACAACGTCGGCACGGGGGCACCTGCCGAGCCGTCGCCAGCAGAAGCCCAGCGTGAGAGCCTGGCTGAGCAGCGTCAGCGCTTCTTTTTCGACTTCCTCAGGTATTCACTCAAACAGGCTGAGTGGACCTTCCGGCTCAGTATTTGCTTCATGTCCGGCGGCGCGGCTGTAATCCTTGCTGGCGGCGTACTGGCGTTGGTGCACGCCGGGAACCCCGACCTGAGTTACCTGCCGATCGTGACGAGCCTTACAGGCGCCCTCTTCACCGTGGGAGGGGGCGCTCTTGCTGTTCACGCAAGACGGGCTCGTGCTCACGTGACTGAGCAGGCCGACCGTCTGGATGTCAAAATCGATCAGGATCACAGACTCGAAAAGGCAACTACTTTGATCGATCGAGTCGGGGATCCAGTCGCGCGTGACCGTCTGAATGCCGCTGCCGCAATGAAGGCATTGGATATGCAGTCGAGCCCAGAAAATATGGTCAACCGAGTTTTCCCTGATCAAGGGCAAAACTCCACTGGAGAACTTGAGCCAGGCGAGTCAAAGTAGATGATCTATATGAGTACGCGTGGCCAGGATCTCAGAAATCCCAATACAGGCAACCATGAAGATTAACACCTCATCCAAAGAACTGCTCTTCTCGACGATCAGAATAAGCAACAAAGGCCTGGGTACCGTGGGGACCGGATTTTTCGCTCACGCCTTCGTCGGGGATGAACTCGTCGTCCCTCTAATCGTCACCAATAAGCATGTGCTTGAGGGCACCGATCAAATAATTCTTGGATTCCTGGCAAAGTCGCCCGAAACTGGCGAACCGAGATACGGGGAACGCCGCGACATCGCGATCAGCGGAGATGCCTGGATTGGCCACCCGGATCCACAGGTCGATATCGCCGTCATACCAATTTCTAAAATAATCAACACGATTAGCGACCTCTTCTACAAGACCATACCTACAGCTCTCATGGAGTTCACCGAGGAAGAAATCTTCATCGATGCGGTTGAGGAGATAACGTTCATCGGATACCCAAGCGGCCATCAGGATCCATTCCACCTCACCCCGATCACCAGGAGAGGGATATCGGCCACCCCGATTGAGATGCCATTCGGCGGAAAGAAGATTTTCTTGGTCGATGGTTCCATTTTCGGAGGAAGCAGTGGAAGTCCCGTGTTCCTCCTCAACGAAGGAACGTATCGATCCGGGCCAACCAATGTCACGACCGGCAATCGGATGGTCCTTGTAGGGATCATCGCCGCATCGATACAGCAAGTAACTGACGAACCCGTAGTGGCGAATCACGTTCCTCATGTCGCTCTCGCGCGCGAGCTAGACTTGGGGATCGTCTTCAATCGCCACGCAATACTGGAGACCATTGATACTTGTCTCGCCAAGATGGGACAGCGGAGAGTCTCTAAAGTGAACTAGAAAACCCTCTGAGGCAATTATGCGATTAGCTTCTTTGCGGGATTCGGAGACGGAAAAATACGAAGGGCCCGGCCCATTAGACCAGGCCCTTTGTACGTCTACGGACGAAAAGACTTGGGATCCCTGCGTCTTACGCCATACTCGCTTTTGAGGTTTGTTCGTACTGGTCAGAGGATGAGGCGGAGCGAACAGCACCCCATCAGGTACGTTGCGCCGCGTCCGGGATGAGTCGACTCGTGAATCCCTGGTCACGTAGGCGCTCGTACGCGGCCACGACGGTATCCGGCACAGCCTGCTCGATGGCCAGACCCCATCCAGGGAAGACGAGCACTCGTTGCAGGGCTCCGACGATCATGTCGATCACCATGCGAGCGTCTCCGATGGAGTCGGTGTACTCCTCCAAGCCCATCGGCGTGGACGCGCACACGACCTCAACCTCGGGCCAGAGTTTTCGCATCATGGCGTAGGAGCGCCGTTCTTCATACGGCTTGCTCACGAGCAGGACAGACGAGACCGTGACGCCGGCCTCTGCCAGCACCGCTTTGCTGAGCTCGATGTTCTCGCCGGTGTTCGTTGCATGCGGTTCCAGGAGTACGGCGGAATCCGGCACCCCGAGTTGCAACGCCCGCTCTCGGTAGTGAACAGCCTCGCCACGCGGCATGCGTGCTCGGGTCGTTGGGCTGGTCGCCCCTGTGAATACGATCACTGGCGCCATGCCCTGGTGATACAGCTCCGCTGTCACGTCAGCCACGCCGAGGTCGTGACTGCCCAATCCGACAGCCACGGAGCAGGGCCGTGGGGTGTGGTGCATGCGGTGGTAGTCCCACAGAAGTCGGACATCCGGCCATGCCTGTGCAGGGATCACTTGCTCTCACCCTCCGCCTTCGTTGAGTCGGGCACTTTGAAGTCGTAGGACCATGCGAACCGCGTCGCCGCATGCACCCCAATGGCGAACTCAACTACGGTCCCATCGGCCGTGTACGTGGTGCGGTGCAGTTCCACCACCCACTCACCCGCCGAGAGCTGGAGTAGCTGAGCCTCTTCCGCCGTGGGCACCCGCGCGAAGAGTTCCTCGGTCATGTGGTCGATCTCGTATCCGGCGTCGTACAGGACACGGAACCCGCCGCCTCGCCCGGCAGGGCCCGGGGTCGGGTCGACGATGCGGGTTCCTTCGACGTGCTCGGGCCGGTAGTAGCTGGTCAGGGTGTGAGTCGGTTGCGTGCCCTCTTTCACCACGCGCGCCCGTGCGTAGACATCGGCCCCCTCGGGCAAGCCGTGAGCTGCGGCCACGGCTGCCGATGCTTTGACTCGGCTGACCGTCTGGGTCTGCTCGTTCCGGCGGTATGAGCGACCAGACGCCACGCGGTCCGCGATGAACGCGACCTCATCACCGTCCCGCCACTTCGCCTTGTCGTACCGCGCGATGCCGAGCCGTTTGAGCGGCTGTTGCTGGCGCACCACGGTGCCGTGGCCGCGCGAGGACGTCACCAGCCCCTGAGCTTCCAGCTCCTTGTACGCCTTGTGAACGGTGTCCTTTGACCCCTCGCCGGCCGCGACCAGGTCTCTGATCTGGGGCAACTGGGCGCCCGGCTTGATCTCGCCGCTTCTGATCTGTTCCGCGAACCTGTCGGCCAGTTCGCGCCACTTCGGTGCCACGCAGACCTCCTTTCGACGCGTCCCAGTGAAGCACAGTCCTAGGACTGTTGACAGTCCCAGGACTGCGGTGCATTCTCTTCTCAGGCCGCTCGCAGTCCTAGGACAGCGAACGGAAAAGGCCCTCTTTGGGCTGCTTCGACCTGCACTACCGCAGAGCGCCCGGCGGGTCTCGTGAGGACGAGAACCCCTCTGACCAGGGGTTACCGCGCTTGCTGGGGAGGGTCTGTTCTTTGAGAACTCAACAGAGTGTTTGAGGGAAACCTGCCCCACCTCCGCAAACAAGCGGGCGGGCGCGCACGGGTTCTGTCCCGAGCGCGGTACAGCGCAACCCGACCTTTCCGCAGCTCATCCGCTGCGGCCGGTTGCCTCCGCTGCTCGTCTCGTACGAGCAGCGCTGAGGGGAGCCGGAAACCCGACTTCAACGGCGCGCGGCCCCGGTGCTCGAACACCGGGGCCGCTGTTCGGGCCGTTCCACGCTGAGAGGGAACACGACCCAATGAAGCACATCGTCACTGTTCAAGAGGCTGTTACCGCTTTCGCCGACTGGATCGAGCCCACGAACGCGGAACTGGACGCGATCGAGCAGGAAATGCCCGCTATCACGGCGGGTGTCGACCTGCTCAACGCGCAGATCATCACCCTGGACCGCACCCCGAGCGAGCTGGACCAGCAGCGCATCCGCCGCGCCTGGCGCCGCCTGCTGACGGCCCGCCGTGAGCAGGCCAACCGCACCACCGACGGGATGCTTCCGGAGGTGGGCGCGTGAGCACCACCAATCAGAATCTGACCGCTGCGCACGCCGAGGTGAAGGCGGAGATTGCGCGGACCGACAACAAGACCGCCCTGTTGCTGGCGTTCGTCGGCGCGGTCCTGGCCGGCGCCTGGACCATCGCGCACGGCCTCCCGCTCAACCCGCCCGCCGTGGTGGTCGGCGTGCTCGGCATGGGACTGCTGCTCGCGGCGGCGGGGCTGCTGCTGCGGTCGACGCGTCCCAACCTGAGCGGCCGGCACGGCTTCCCGCTGTGGGCCACCCTCACCCCCGAGCAGATCGCCGACGCGGTATCCGGTGACCTTGCTGCCGACATCGCGGGGCTGTCCCGCCTGGCGGTCGCCAAGTTCACCTGCCTGCGCCGCGCGGTCGACCTGACCCTGACCGGCGGCGCCCTGCTCGTTCTCGCGGCGCTGATCGCGGCGGGAGGTGTGCGGTGAACCGCTTGGGGAAGAGCCTGCTCATCACCGCGCTGGTCGTGGTGGTCGGAATGGCGTTCCGGGTGTCCTGGAACGCGTTGCGGGACATCGCCAACGCGATCGGTGCGGACCACACCGCCGCGACGCTGTACCCGTTCGTGGTCGACGGCCTGATGGCGCTCGCCCTGGTCGCCACCCTCGTACTCGCCGGCAACGACCGGAAGTTCGCACTGCGGGTGCTGGGCACCTACACGGGCGCGTCCCTGGTCCTCAACTACGTGCACGGCCTGGTCCCCGCCCTGCATGGTGCCACGGTCGACTGGGGACGGTTGGCCGACTGGGACCCCGCCAACTGGGCGTTGGTGCTGCTGGCGACGTCGCTTCCGGTCGGGTCGATCTACTTCGGTTCCGATCTCGTCGCGAAGGTCCTGCACCACCAGCCCGCCCCGACTCCGACCCCGGTCGCAAATGCGGAGGAATCTACTGAGACCACAATGAAACGGTCTACGGCTGACCTGCCCGAATCGACCCCCGCACCGATCAACACGCCCGCCGTGGCGAACCCCGTACCGACGCCCAATCCGGTGCCGCTCGGCTTCCTGAAGTCGACTCTCCCACTCAAGCCCGCACCCGCCATCGAGTCGACCTCGGTCAACTCGATCGGGTCGACTCCGAAGCGGACAACGGTTGCGGCGGCATCGACCCGCCCGCGTGCGGCGACCGGCCGCGTCCCCGAGGCGGGCCGATCGCCCCGACCGAAGCGCACGCAGGCGCAGTTGCTCGACGAGGCCCGCACCGCGACCACGGGACTGCCGGACGCGAAGGTGACCGCAGAGGGCATCCGCCGCGAGATCCACACCTCACCGGCGAACGCCCGGATGCTGCGTGACGCGCTGCTTGCCGAGCGCGCCGGTACGGCTGTCGGGACGCCGTGATGTCCGCCGCCTACGGCAAGTGCTACGACCCTTCCGGAGCCCGCTACGGCGTCCCCACCTTCCCCTGGAAGTACGCCCCCAGCGACGAGCAGTACGCCACCCGCCGCCAGTTGCGGGCGCGTGGCCTGCGTCCGGGCGGTCAGCCGATAGCGGCGCAGGTCATGCGCATCAACCGACGCTCCGGCACGGTCCGGGTCGCCTACCTGTACCGCATCGACCTCGCGCTGCCGGTACGGCCGATGACGTCGCGGAAGTGGGGCGCCCTCGCG from Streptomyces sp. NBC_01288 carries:
- a CDS encoding SDR family NAD(P)-dependent oxidoreductase, whose translation is MAENEKIALVTGVTSGLGREVALALAARGVRVLAHGRDEARLEAVGAEIRAAGGQVEGYVADLADLAQVRTLAGRVGADHPELTVLINNAGVGGGPPPHKKRELSFDGYELRFAVNYLAPVLLTRLLLPQLKAGAPARVVNVGSVGQAPPDFDDIHMERHYDGADAYFRSKFSLAAFTFDLADELGATDVHVNCVHPANLMDTYQVREAGIAPWTSAAAGVEPVLNLAVGRGGESTGHYFDGTRSSRANSKTYKKSVRRELRQVTEDLLVAFL
- a CDS encoding AfsR/SARP family transcriptional regulator, translated to MHDVLVTESGGYSLKVETQELDLTSFEERVREGRAALGERDFVAAGVLLEKALELFHGSVLENVPHGSVIEVQARRIEQLRLAVTEQCYELNLRMGRHHEVIGALSEVVETNPFHENFHALLIRALHQSGQRVEALRIYHMLQSRLNEELGLDPSPEVMALRQSILEPFASDLPAAGSVHGRRPHNERC
- a CDS encoding MFS transporter — its product is MSQLSRQRPESTGSGAAPLRPNSRTVRVFAVVAGLCVSNLYYVIVLLPEIAASHHRPSQDFAHLLSLTQGGYTLGLLFVVPLGDRVDRRRLCTLLLAAACLVCVAIPWAPAASYPVLFVLLGLCSVTAMILVPWGADLADDAARGRVVGTIMTGLILGTLLCRTLAGALTQLASWRFVYWLAAALMALCVAALYWALPSGVATGPAPRQPQDGQGDGYLRLLGSLPRILLRTPRVGERCLYGALAFGAFSAFWAVLPLHLQARPFSFGPAEIGLFALLGGAGVVGASAAGRLADRGLQTPTTLAAFAVVVAIFLVLGAWPGSLALLIVGTVLLDMGIQVAHITNQSVIYAGNPAMRSRITTTYMVMYFVGGTLGSAVAASVWGQGGSWGATCLVGAGMGACALVVAILRAALGRVQTRGADGVRL
- a CDS encoding AfsR/SARP family transcriptional regulator — encoded protein: MAVRLLDGFGAGPLVPSPTPGSVWRVAAYLALYGPTARHRVAGELWPDATQERALGSLRNGLWRIQRELPGLIDARRALLSLTEQAAADVDEFVEVARSVLECDTYIPVDGSLLLRHSELLPDWHDEWIVVERERLRQLRLDALDTLAGRLLARGRFGLGLQNALVALRTDPLRESSCQRVIQAYLLQGNMAQARRYYEFHATRLRKELGVEPAPFRAAMLSLPESARVLAQ
- a CDS encoding thioesterase II family protein, whose translation is MSIDGAASAPSWLTELHRPQGRARRRVVVFPHAGAGPHALTALVDLLPAGTEVLAVSLPGRERRLTETPQTTLTRVLTALATELALREPLPTTAFGCSVGALLAVRAAHQLPELFDGVVAASQAPGPGPRPPLHVTGEQDLLTVLDQAGDIPEMILEDADIRASILLRLRADIRLGAEAEQDFADVRLSVPLTVLGGLSDPLVPAYGLSGWVQHSSADCRVVLLTGGHFAFLAPEHRRVVSAVLGDFVTATSTRGAAEADAA
- a CDS encoding IS3 family transposase (programmed frameshift), with protein sequence MGTSRYSEEFKQDAIKLVASAGRSVNSVAKDLGVNTESLRKWVRAAEAAAVVGGGELMTPAEREELKRLRKQVRELELEKEILKKAAQYFEGDGSMTGRWRFISDHHMEYGIQRLCRIFSVSRSGFYRWRAAGPARVARAAAEADLTEQIRGIHTETKGAYGVPRITRELREWGPVVNHKRVARLMRAAGITGRHLRKGKRTTVQDARAPKAPDLVGRDFTAPRTDVRWCGDITYLPVGNDWMYLATVIDMHSRRVVGWSMAEHMRADLVINAIEAAVATRGGSVDGVVFHSDRGTQYTSDAFAVACRRHGIRRSMGRVGSSYDNAMAESFFASIKRELLHGERWRQNSEARMAVFSWLAWYNNRRRHSALGHLSPVEFERQAITSSSLNLAA
- a CDS encoding TRADD-N-associated membrane domain-containing protein; translated protein: MKNETGEAEEPEPTSPYGVNFTGRGVQLNTFHVSGADMVVNNVGTGAPAEPSPAEAQRESLAEQRQRFFFDFLRYSLKQAEWTFRLSICFMSGGAAVILAGGVLALVHAGNPDLSYLPIVTSLTGALFTVGGGALAVHARRARAHVTEQADRLDVKIDQDHRLEKATTLIDRVGDPVARDRLNAAAAMKALDMQSSPENMVNRVFPDQGQNSTGELEPGESK